From Pseudomonas sp. CCI4.2, one genomic window encodes:
- the tmk gene encoding dTMP kinase has product MTGLFITLEGPEGAGKSTNREYLAECLRAQGVDVVLTREPGGTPLAERIRELLLAPSDESMNADTELLLVFAARAQHLAEVIRPALARGAVVLCDRFTDATYAYQGGGRGLSHDRIAALEAFVQGDLRPDMTLVFDLPVEIGLARATARGRLDRFEQEGRMFFDAVRSTYLKRAAANPARYRLVNAALSLAEVQQSLDDLLPEMLGLHRG; this is encoded by the coding sequence GTGACTGGCCTGTTTATTACCCTGGAAGGTCCCGAAGGCGCTGGCAAAAGCACCAACCGCGAATACCTTGCCGAGTGCCTGCGCGCCCAAGGTGTCGATGTCGTGCTGACTCGCGAACCGGGCGGCACGCCGTTGGCCGAGCGAATTCGCGAGCTGCTGCTGGCGCCCAGCGACGAGTCAATGAACGCGGATACGGAGTTGTTGCTGGTGTTCGCCGCCAGAGCCCAGCACTTGGCTGAGGTCATTCGTCCAGCACTGGCGCGCGGCGCCGTGGTGCTGTGTGATCGGTTTACCGATGCGACTTACGCGTATCAGGGCGGTGGTCGAGGTTTGTCCCATGACCGTATCGCCGCGTTGGAGGCGTTTGTCCAAGGCGATCTGCGCCCGGATATGACCTTGGTGTTCGACTTGCCAGTTGAAATCGGATTGGCCCGCGCGACAGCCCGTGGTCGCCTTGACCGTTTCGAGCAGGAAGGCCGGATGTTTTTTGATGCGGTGCGCAGTACGTATTTGAAGCGCGCAGCGGCTAATCCGGCGCGTTATCGATTGGTGAATGCGGCGCTGTCGTTGGCCGAAGTTCAGCAGTCACTTGATGACTTGTTGCCTGAAATGCTGGGGCTGCACCGTGGCTGA
- a CDS encoding PilZ domain-containing protein yields MNLPLSPGPRNGILSLTIKDKSVLYAAYMPFIKNGGLFIPTSKSYKLGDEVFMLLNLMDEPEKIPVTGKVTWITPKGAQGNRAAGVGVQFNDGDNAARNKIETYLAGALKSDRPTHTM; encoded by the coding sequence ATGAATTTGCCGCTGAGCCCCGGTCCACGTAATGGCATTCTGTCTCTGACCATCAAGGACAAGTCAGTCCTATACGCCGCTTACATGCCCTTTATCAAAAATGGTGGTTTGTTCATCCCAACCAGCAAAAGCTACAAGCTGGGTGATGAGGTGTTCATGCTGCTTAACTTGATGGACGAGCCGGAAAAAATTCCGGTGACGGGCAAAGTGACCTGGATTACACCTAAAGGCGCCCAAGGCAATCGGGCTGCTGGCGTTGGCGTTCAATTCAACGACGGTGACAACGCCGCCCGCAATAAAATCGAAACGTATCTGGCCGGTGCTCTCAAATCCGACCGTCCCACTCATACAATGTAG
- a CDS encoding TetR/AcrR family transcriptional regulator, with protein MQKEPRKVREFRRREQEILDTALKLFLDQGEDSVTVEMIADAVGIGKGTIYKHFKSKAEIYLRLMLDYERDLNELLHSADVDKDKEALSRAYFEFRMRDPQRYRLFDRLEEKVVKGNQVPEMVVELHKIRASNFERLTLLIEGRINEGKLEDVPPYFHFCASWALVHGAVALYHSPFWSNVLEDQEGFFQFLMDIGVRMGNKRKRDTDTPPSS; from the coding sequence ATGCAGAAAGAACCTCGTAAGGTCCGTGAGTTTCGTCGCCGCGAGCAAGAAATTCTCGATACCGCGCTAAAGCTGTTCCTCGATCAAGGTGAAGACAGTGTCACCGTCGAGATGATCGCGGATGCCGTGGGTATCGGCAAAGGCACCATCTATAAGCACTTCAAGTCAAAAGCGGAGATTTATCTGCGTTTGATGCTCGATTATGAGCGGGATTTGAATGAGTTGCTTCACTCTGCCGACGTCGACAAGGATAAGGAAGCTTTATCCCGTGCCTACTTCGAATTCCGAATGCGAGATCCGCAGCGCTACCGGTTGTTTGATCGCCTGGAAGAAAAGGTGGTCAAGGGTAATCAGGTGCCGGAGATGGTGGTTGAACTGCACAAGATTCGTGCCTCGAATTTTGAACGCCTGACGTTGTTGATTGAAGGCCGAATCAACGAAGGCAAGCTTGAAGACGTGCCTCCTTATTTCCACTTCTGCGCGTCCTGGGCGTTGGTACATGGCGCCGTAGCGCTGTATCACTCGCCGTTCTGGAGTAATGTGCTCGAAGATCAGGAAGGGTTCTTTCAATTCTTGATGGATATTGGCGTTCGCATGGGCAACAAGCGCAAACGCGATACCGATACCCCGCCCAGCAGCTAA
- a CDS encoding DNA polymerase III subunit delta', which translates to MAEAYPWQESLWQQMAGRTEHAHAYLLHGPVGIGKRALAQRLMARLLCQRPEGLDACGQCKSCMLLAAGTHPDHYVLEPEEADKAIKVDQVRDLVGFVVQTAQMGGRKVVLIEPAESMNVNAANALLKSLEEPSGNTVLLLVSHQSSRLLPTVRSRCVQQACPLPSEAVSLGWLAKALPECSEDERSELLTLAAGSPLAAVSLNTQGVREQRALVVDGVKKLLKQQQSPTQLAEGWKDIPLLLLFDWFTDWSLLILRYQLTQDEAGLGLGDMRKVLQYLAQKAGQSKVLGIQDWVLSQRQKVMSKANLNRVLLLEALLVQWAGLPGQG; encoded by the coding sequence GTGGCTGAAGCCTACCCTTGGCAGGAAAGCCTCTGGCAGCAAATGGCCGGGCGTACCGAACATGCGCATGCCTATCTGCTTCACGGTCCGGTGGGCATTGGCAAGCGGGCATTGGCGCAACGGCTGATGGCGCGCTTGCTGTGCCAGCGGCCTGAAGGTTTGGATGCCTGTGGTCAGTGCAAGTCGTGCATGCTGCTGGCGGCGGGCACTCACCCCGACCACTACGTGCTTGAGCCCGAAGAGGCGGACAAGGCGATCAAAGTCGATCAGGTTCGCGATCTGGTGGGTTTCGTTGTGCAAACAGCGCAAATGGGGGGCCGCAAAGTGGTGTTGATTGAGCCCGCAGAGTCGATGAACGTCAACGCCGCCAACGCATTGCTGAAAAGTCTTGAGGAACCGTCTGGCAATACCGTCCTATTGCTGGTCAGTCATCAGTCGAGCCGATTGTTGCCTACCGTCAGAAGCCGTTGCGTGCAGCAGGCGTGCCCGCTGCCCAGTGAAGCGGTGAGCTTGGGATGGTTGGCGAAGGCGTTACCTGAGTGCTCCGAAGACGAGCGTTCAGAATTGCTGACGCTGGCCGCCGGATCGCCGCTGGCAGCGGTCAGCCTGAACACCCAAGGGGTTCGTGAGCAACGGGCGCTGGTGGTCGATGGTGTGAAAAAACTCCTCAAACAGCAGCAGTCGCCGACTCAATTGGCCGAAGGCTGGAAAGATATTCCGCTGTTGTTGCTGTTTGATTGGTTCACCGATTGGTCGCTATTAATCCTGCGTTATCAACTGACTCAAGATGAAGCAGGCCTCGGTTTGGGCGACATGCGCAAGGTGCTGCAATACCTGGCGCAAAAAGCCGGGCAAAGCAAAGTACTCGGTATTCAGGACTGGGTGCTTTCGCAGCGACAAAAAGTTATGTCCAAAGCGAACCTTAACCGCGTTTTATTGCTCGAAGCACTGCTGGTGCAGTGGGCAGGCCTGCCCGGACAGGGTTAG
- the mltG gene encoding endolytic transglycosylase MltG, which translates to MIRKFLVIFEGCLVLAGLLLGFSVWEQKVALMQPLNIAQEQLLDVTAGSTPTGVLNRLESDGVIKDAFWLRLYWRFNLFGQTFHTGEYRMTPAMDAKALLELWRRGEVVQYSLTLVEGWNFRQVRAALAKQVKLEQASAGLSDSELMSTLGHPNVFPEGRFFPDTYRYVRGMSDMDMLKQAYNRLDDVLADEWAKRAADVPYADPYQALIMASLVEKETGVPQERGQIAGVFVRRLHIGMLLQTDPTVIYGLGERYTGKLTRAHLKEPTPYNTYVISGLPPTPISLVGREAIHAALHPVSGSSLYFVARGDGSHVFSDDLESHNNAVREFQLKRRADYRSSPAPVVAPAITPTIESKLEPAPELKPDSKAVTAPDDKSEPDATPKIEPAPEPKPQVDAKPAASSESKPQPDNAAAPIAVPVEKDEQKPQ; encoded by the coding sequence GTGATTCGTAAATTCTTGGTGATATTCGAAGGGTGTCTGGTTCTCGCGGGATTACTCCTGGGTTTTTCTGTCTGGGAGCAAAAGGTTGCGCTTATGCAGCCGCTGAACATCGCTCAAGAGCAATTACTGGACGTCACCGCAGGCTCTACGCCTACGGGTGTGCTCAACCGTCTGGAATCTGACGGTGTCATCAAAGATGCGTTTTGGTTGCGTCTTTATTGGCGTTTCAATCTCTTTGGCCAAACCTTTCATACCGGTGAATACCGCATGACACCCGCAATGGATGCCAAGGCGCTGTTGGAGCTGTGGCGGCGCGGTGAAGTGGTGCAATACAGTCTGACGTTGGTTGAAGGTTGGAATTTTCGTCAGGTCCGAGCCGCGTTGGCAAAACAGGTCAAGCTTGAACAGGCGTCGGCCGGGCTGAGTGACAGCGAGTTGATGAGCACGCTCGGACACCCCAACGTATTTCCAGAAGGTCGTTTCTTCCCAGACACCTATCGGTACGTGCGCGGGATGAGCGATATGGACATGCTCAAGCAGGCCTACAACCGTCTGGACGACGTGCTGGCCGACGAATGGGCCAAGCGTGCCGCGGACGTTCCCTACGCCGACCCTTATCAGGCGTTGATCATGGCGTCCCTGGTGGAGAAAGAAACCGGCGTGCCCCAAGAGCGTGGGCAAATCGCTGGCGTATTTGTCCGGCGTCTGCACATCGGCATGCTGCTTCAGACCGATCCCACGGTGATTTACGGCCTGGGGGAGCGCTACACCGGCAAGCTGACGCGCGCACACTTGAAAGAGCCGACCCCGTACAACACGTACGTTATTTCCGGACTGCCACCTACCCCGATTTCATTGGTGGGGCGCGAAGCTATTCATGCCGCGCTTCATCCCGTTTCCGGCAGTAGCCTCTATTTTGTGGCGCGAGGCGACGGCAGTCATGTGTTCTCGGACGACCTGGAATCGCATAACAATGCGGTTCGTGAGTTTCAGCTCAAAAGGCGAGCAGATTATCGTTCCAGCCCGGCACCCGTTGTGGCCCCGGCTATCACACCGACGATTGAGTCCAAGCTTGAGCCAGCACCTGAGCTAAAACCCGATTCAAAAGCTGTAACGGCTCCAGATGACAAATCGGAACCGGACGCCACGCCAAAAATTGAGCCCGCTCCCGAGCCAAAGCCCCAAGTGGACGCCAAGCCTGCAGCCAGCTCCGAGTCCAAGCCTCAACCCGATAACGCCGCCGCTCCGATTGCCGTACCGGTCGAAAAAGACGAGCAAAAGCCACAATGA
- the pabC gene encoding aminodeoxychorismate lyase — protein sequence MLSWIDGRPADTLSITDRGLAYGDGLFETIAVKAGRPLLMERHLARLGLGCSRLAIAADQGLIRSELLAFSAQLGDGVMKLIVTRGDSLRGYAPPPQALARRIIQGHPPSPYPAIHADQGVCLFACVTRLSEQPLLAGLKHLNRLEQVLARSEWQDSAFAEGLMCDASGRVIEGVYSNLFLIADNVLITADLGRCGVAGVMRAELLAQAHTLGIATEVRDIDIHDLEQADEVFVCNSVYGVWPVRGVALLNWPVGPLTRKLQGIARTLLDV from the coding sequence ATGTTGAGCTGGATCGACGGTCGGCCGGCGGACACTCTGTCCATTACGGATCGAGGTTTGGCTTACGGTGATGGGTTGTTTGAAACCATCGCCGTCAAGGCGGGACGACCGTTGCTGATGGAGCGTCATCTGGCGCGACTTGGGCTGGGTTGCAGCCGTCTGGCAATCGCGGCTGATCAAGGGTTGATTCGCAGTGAGTTACTGGCGTTTTCCGCGCAGTTGGGCGATGGCGTCATGAAGCTTATTGTCACCCGTGGCGACAGCTTGCGTGGTTATGCGCCGCCGCCCCAAGCGCTGGCACGACGAATTATTCAGGGCCATCCTCCTTCGCCTTATCCGGCGATTCATGCCGATCAGGGGGTGTGCCTGTTTGCCTGCGTTACCCGTTTGTCCGAGCAGCCGCTGCTGGCGGGGCTCAAGCACCTCAATCGATTGGAACAAGTACTCGCCCGCAGTGAATGGCAGGACAGCGCCTTTGCCGAAGGGCTCATGTGTGACGCGTCGGGACGTGTCATTGAGGGTGTCTACAGCAACCTGTTTTTGATTGCGGACAATGTGTTAATCACCGCCGATCTGGGCCGTTGCGGTGTAGCGGGAGTAATGCGCGCCGAGCTATTGGCGCAGGCACATACCTTGGGCATCGCCACCGAGGTTCGCGACATCGACATACACGATCTGGAACAAGCCGATGAGGTTTTTGTGTGCAACAGCGTCTACGGGGTGTGGCCCGTGCGAGGGGTTGCGCTGCTGAACTGGCCGGTTGGTCCACTCACCCGTAAACTGCAGGGCATCGCTCGCACGCTTCTGGATGTTTGA
- the fabF gene encoding beta-ketoacyl-ACP synthase II — MSRRRVVVTGMGMLSPLGTDVPSSWQGILAGRSGIGLIEHTDLSAFTTRFGGSVKDFKVEEYLAAKEARRLDLFIQYGLAASFQAVRNSGLEVTDENRDRIGVAMGAGIGGLTNIQNNSRSLLEQGPGKISPFFVPGSIINMISGFLSIHLGAQGPNYAIATACTTGTHSIGMAARNIVYGEADVMIAGGAEMAACGLGMGGFGASRALSTRNDDPARASRPWDKGRDGFVLSDGAGALVLEELEHAKARGATIYAELIGFGMSGDAYHMTSPPEDGAGAARCITNALRDAKLNVDEVQYINAHGTSTLAGDLAEATAIKTVFGDHAYKLAVSSTKSMTGHLLGAAGAVEAIFCILAINGQVAPPTINLDEPDEGCDLDFVPHEAKPMPIDVAVSNSFGFGGTNGSLVFRRFVD, encoded by the coding sequence GTGTCGCGTAGACGCGTCGTAGTCACCGGTATGGGTATGCTGTCGCCATTGGGCACCGATGTGCCGAGCAGCTGGCAAGGCATTCTGGCGGGCCGCAGTGGCATTGGCCTGATAGAGCATACGGACCTTTCAGCCTTCACCACTCGTTTTGGCGGTTCGGTAAAGGATTTTAAGGTTGAGGAGTATCTGGCGGCCAAAGAAGCCCGACGTCTTGACTTGTTTATCCAATACGGACTGGCTGCCAGTTTTCAGGCTGTGCGTAATTCCGGCCTTGAAGTGACCGATGAAAACCGAGACCGAATTGGCGTTGCCATGGGTGCCGGCATCGGTGGTTTGACCAATATCCAGAACAATAGCCGTTCGTTGCTCGAGCAAGGGCCGGGGAAAATCTCTCCGTTTTTTGTGCCGGGCTCGATCATCAACATGATTTCTGGCTTCCTCTCGATTCACCTCGGTGCACAGGGGCCTAACTACGCCATCGCCACGGCATGCACCACCGGGACGCATAGCATCGGCATGGCCGCACGCAATATCGTCTACGGTGAAGCTGACGTGATGATTGCCGGTGGCGCCGAAATGGCCGCCTGTGGTTTGGGCATGGGTGGCTTCGGCGCGTCTCGAGCGTTGTCCACGCGCAATGACGACCCTGCTCGCGCCAGCCGTCCTTGGGACAAGGGCCGTGACGGTTTCGTCCTGTCTGATGGTGCCGGTGCGTTGGTACTCGAAGAGCTTGAGCACGCCAAAGCGCGCGGCGCGACGATTTATGCTGAGCTGATCGGCTTCGGCATGAGCGGTGATGCTTATCACATGACCTCGCCACCGGAAGATGGAGCGGGTGCTGCGCGGTGTATTACCAATGCGCTGCGTGACGCCAAACTCAATGTCGATGAAGTGCAGTACATCAACGCCCATGGCACATCGACCCTAGCGGGCGACCTGGCCGAAGCGACGGCAATCAAGACGGTGTTTGGTGACCATGCTTACAAGCTGGCGGTCAGTTCTACCAAATCGATGACCGGGCATTTGCTCGGTGCAGCAGGCGCCGTCGAGGCGATCTTCTGCATTCTGGCAATCAATGGTCAGGTCGCACCGCCGACCATCAACCTTGATGAGCCGGACGAAGGGTGTGACCTGGACTTCGTGCCCCACGAAGCGAAGCCGATGCCAATCGACGTTGCCGTGTCCAACTCCTTTGGTTTCGGCGGCACCAACGGCTCGCTGGTTTTCCGCCGGTTCGTTGATTGA
- the fabG gene encoding 3-oxoacyl-ACP reductase FabG: protein MSLQGKVALVTGASRGIGQAIALELGRNGAIVVGTATSESGAERISATFKENGIEGFGLMLNVCDAQSVSATLALIQERVGAPLILVNNAGITRDNLMMRMKDDEWHDVVDTNLNSLFRLSKGVLRGMTKARWGRIISIGSVVGAMGNAGQVNYAAAKAGLEGFSRALAREVGSRAVTVNSVAPGFIDTDMTRELPEAQRESLISQIPLGRLGQAQEIAHVVAFLASEGAGYVTGATIPVNGGMYMS from the coding sequence ATGAGCCTGCAAGGTAAAGTTGCACTGGTCACCGGTGCGAGCCGCGGTATTGGCCAAGCCATTGCCCTTGAATTGGGACGTAACGGAGCGATCGTGGTCGGAACCGCAACGTCTGAGTCCGGTGCTGAGCGTATCAGCGCGACCTTCAAGGAAAACGGCATCGAGGGCTTTGGCCTGATGCTGAATGTGTGTGATGCGCAATCCGTGAGCGCAACCTTGGCGTTGATTCAGGAGCGCGTTGGTGCACCGTTGATTCTCGTCAATAACGCCGGCATCACCCGTGACAACCTGATGATGCGGATGAAGGATGACGAGTGGCATGACGTTGTGGACACGAACCTGAACAGTCTGTTTCGGCTGTCCAAGGGTGTTCTGCGCGGCATGACCAAGGCCCGTTGGGGCCGAATCATCAGTATTGGTTCGGTTGTGGGTGCCATGGGCAACGCAGGCCAAGTAAACTACGCAGCTGCGAAAGCCGGTCTGGAAGGTTTCAGTCGGGCTCTGGCGCGTGAAGTCGGCTCCCGAGCGGTCACCGTGAACTCGGTAGCCCCCGGTTTTATCGACACTGATATGACCCGCGAGCTGCCAGAAGCGCAACGTGAATCACTGATAAGCCAAATCCCTTTGGGGCGTTTGGGGCAAGCTCAAGAGATCGCGCATGTGGTCGCTTTTCTTGCATCTGAAGGTGCAGGCTACGTGACTGGGGCTACAATCCCGGTAAACGGCGGCATGTACATGAGCTGA
- the fabD gene encoding ACP S-malonyltransferase — protein MSASLAFVFPGQGSQSLGMLAELGAQYPLILDTFAEASAALGYDLWALTQQGPEAHLNQTDKTQPAILTASVALWRLWLAEHTARPAFVAGHSLGEYSALVAAGSLSLSDAVKLVQRRGQLMQEAVPAGQGAMAAILGLADADVLAACAESAQGDVVSAVNFNSPGQVVIAGSAAAVERAMEACKARGAKRAMPLPVSVPSHCELMRPAAERFAESIEAIAWQTPQIQLVQNVSASAVTDLATLKHDLLEQLYKPVRWVESIQCLAANGATQLVECGPGKVLAGLNKRCAEGVTTYNLNTPDAFAATRAALA, from the coding sequence CCCTCGGCATGTTGGCCGAGCTGGGCGCGCAGTACCCACTGATTCTGGACACCTTTGCTGAAGCTTCCGCTGCGTTGGGCTACGACCTTTGGGCGTTGACTCAGCAAGGCCCGGAAGCGCACCTCAATCAAACCGATAAGACGCAGCCGGCGATCCTGACCGCCTCCGTGGCGCTGTGGCGCCTGTGGTTGGCTGAACACACTGCTCGCCCTGCGTTTGTCGCTGGGCACAGTCTCGGTGAATACAGTGCGTTGGTGGCGGCTGGCAGCCTGAGCCTGAGCGATGCGGTCAAGTTGGTGCAGCGCCGGGGCCAGTTGATGCAGGAAGCCGTGCCCGCAGGGCAAGGCGCAATGGCAGCGATTTTGGGTCTGGCGGATGCTGACGTATTGGCTGCGTGCGCCGAGTCGGCTCAAGGTGATGTGGTCAGCGCGGTGAATTTCAATTCGCCGGGCCAAGTGGTGATCGCAGGTTCCGCTGCCGCTGTCGAGCGGGCCATGGAGGCCTGTAAGGCCCGTGGTGCAAAGCGTGCGATGCCGTTGCCCGTCAGCGTGCCGTCGCACTGCGAATTGATGCGTCCGGCTGCAGAGCGCTTCGCTGAGTCCATCGAAGCGATTGCCTGGCAGACGCCACAGATCCAACTGGTGCAAAATGTCAGCGCATCAGCGGTGACTGATCTTGCTACCCTCAAACACGATTTGCTTGAGCAGTTGTACAAACCCGTGCGTTGGGTCGAGTCCATCCAATGTCTGGCCGCTAATGGCGCTACCCAGTTGGTCGAATGTGGTCCGGGTAAAGTGCTTGCGGGCTTGAACAAACGCTGCGCCGAAGGCGTGACGACTTACAACCTCAACACCCCAGATGCCTTCGCTGCCACTCGCGCGGCATTGGCCTGA
- the acpP gene encoding acyl carrier protein produces the protein MSTIEERVKKIVVEQLGVKEEEVTNKASFVEDLGADSLDTVELVMALEEEFETEIPDEEAEKITTVQAAIDYVTAHEVK, from the coding sequence ATGAGCACCATCGAAGAACGCGTCAAGAAAATCGTTGTCGAGCAACTTGGCGTCAAAGAGGAAGAAGTGACCAACAAGGCTTCTTTCGTTGAAGACCTGGGCGCTGACTCCCTTGATACCGTGGAGCTGGTGATGGCTCTCGAAGAGGAATTCGAGACCGAAATCCCTGACGAAGAAGCTGAAAAAATCACCACCGTTCAAGCTGCTATCGATTACGTCACAGCACACGAAGTGAAATAA
- a CDS encoding aminotransferase class V-fold PLP-dependent enzyme, producing the protein MSTFLDEFTQAPGLRYLNHAAVAPWPKRAATAVTRFAQENVLLGARDYPDWMIVEQRLRERLMRLLNAPSTDDIALVKNTSEALSFVAFGLDWKSGDQIVISDEEFPSNRIVWESLKPQGVEVIQVSLKSDDPQAALLAACGPRTRLLSISAVQFATGLRLDLEVLGQGCKQRNVLFCIDAIQHLGALPFDVQASQCDFAMADGHKWLLGPEGLGVFYCRAALRPQLKLHEFGWHMLEHMGDYNRTTWEPALSARRFECGSPNVLGSMALEASLSLLEEVGMEQVGTAIAERVLWLEEGLSSIPGARLHTSKDPKRRAGILSFSLDGVENAVLFERLKQQQVVCVQRGPGIRFSPHFYTESRVIEETLALVRESAVL; encoded by the coding sequence ATGTCTACGTTTCTTGATGAATTTACACAAGCTCCAGGGCTGCGATATTTGAACCACGCGGCGGTCGCTCCATGGCCAAAACGTGCCGCAACCGCGGTCACCCGTTTTGCCCAGGAGAACGTTTTACTGGGCGCACGTGACTATCCCGACTGGATGATAGTAGAACAGCGCCTTCGTGAACGCCTGATGCGGCTGCTGAATGCGCCGTCGACCGATGACATTGCGCTGGTCAAAAATACCTCAGAGGCACTGTCATTCGTTGCGTTCGGACTGGACTGGAAGAGCGGCGATCAAATCGTCATCAGTGACGAGGAATTCCCTTCAAACCGAATCGTCTGGGAGTCACTTAAGCCACAAGGCGTCGAGGTCATTCAGGTCAGCCTAAAGAGTGATGACCCGCAAGCAGCATTGCTTGCCGCGTGCGGTCCTCGCACACGACTGTTGTCGATAAGCGCGGTGCAATTCGCCACAGGCCTGCGTCTTGATCTTGAGGTGCTTGGCCAAGGCTGCAAGCAACGCAACGTACTGTTTTGCATCGACGCCATTCAGCACTTGGGGGCCCTGCCCTTCGATGTTCAAGCCAGTCAATGCGACTTCGCCATGGCTGACGGCCACAAATGGTTGCTGGGCCCTGAGGGTCTGGGAGTGTTCTATTGCCGCGCCGCGTTGCGACCCCAGTTAAAGCTGCACGAGTTCGGCTGGCATATGTTGGAACACATGGGTGATTACAACCGCACTACGTGGGAGCCAGCCTTGTCCGCGCGTCGTTTTGAATGCGGCAGCCCGAACGTCCTGGGCAGCATGGCGTTGGAAGCCAGTCTTTCGCTGCTTGAGGAAGTGGGCATGGAACAGGTCGGCACTGCCATCGCCGAGCGCGTTCTATGGCTGGAAGAAGGACTGAGTTCCATCCCCGGCGCTCGCCTGCACACGTCGAAAGACCCTAAGCGGCGGGCGGGTATTCTATCGTTCAGCCTTGATGGCGTGGAGAACGCAGTACTGTTTGAGCGGCTGAAGCAACAGCAAGTGGTGTGCGTCCAGCGCGGACCCGGCATTCGCTTTTCCCCCCATTTCTATACCGAGTCACGGGTAATCGAAGAAACTTTGGCACTAGTGCGAGAATCGGCGGTTTTGTGA
- a CDS encoding TatD family hydrolase encodes MLVDSHCHLDRLDLAEHAGSLDAALDAARARGVGHFLCIGVSAENAGAVKALAERYDDVDCSVGIHPLDLQPGAAPALDWLLAELNHPRVVAIGETGLDYHYEPEAAQLQQASFRLHLEAANLTGKPVIVHTRGARADTLGLLREAALPQGGVLHCFTEDWAMAKAALDMGFYISLSGIVTFRNADALRDVARQVPVDRLLVETDSPYLAPIPYRGKPNLPQYVREVAEFLAMLRGESYERFAEQTTENFARLFPLAHLKS; translated from the coding sequence ATGCTTGTAGATTCCCATTGTCACCTCGACCGTCTCGATCTCGCTGAACACGCCGGTTCATTGGATGCTGCCCTAGACGCCGCTCGGGCGCGTGGCGTCGGGCATTTTCTGTGCATCGGGGTCAGTGCTGAGAACGCTGGCGCGGTCAAAGCCCTGGCTGAGCGCTACGACGATGTGGACTGCTCAGTGGGCATTCACCCGCTCGACCTGCAACCTGGCGCGGCCCCCGCGTTGGACTGGTTATTGGCCGAGCTGAATCATCCTCGGGTGGTCGCCATTGGCGAAACTGGGCTCGATTATCACTACGAGCCCGAAGCTGCACAGCTTCAGCAAGCGTCCTTTCGCTTGCACCTTGAAGCCGCCAATCTTACCGGCAAGCCGGTGATCGTCCACACTCGGGGTGCTCGCGCCGACACCCTGGGTCTGTTGCGTGAAGCGGCTTTGCCACAGGGTGGGGTGTTGCACTGTTTTACTGAAGATTGGGCGATGGCCAAGGCGGCGCTGGACATGGGGTTCTATATCTCACTGTCCGGTATCGTCACCTTCCGCAACGCAGATGCCTTGCGTGACGTGGCGCGCCAAGTGCCCGTTGACCGATTGCTGGTGGAAACCGATTCGCCTTATCTGGCGCCTATCCCTTACCGAGGCAAGCCAAACCTGCCGCAATACGTGCGGGAAGTGGCTGAGTTTCTGGCGATGTTGCGTGGCGAGTCCTATGAGCGCTTTGCCGAGCAGACCACTGAAAACTTCGCGCGACTGTTTCCACTGGCTCATCTGAAATCCTGA